TATTTGCAATAACGTGAATTCTGCCAACATTTGAATCCAGTTCATTTACAAGTTCACGAATCCTTTCGGCAGTCTGAAATCCCCTGCGTGAGGCGTCAGTTACAACAAGAAGATCATCAATATCCCGGAGAATTTTTCGGCTGAAATGCTCAAGCCCGGCTTCCGCATCAATGACAACTAAATCATAATTCACGATTAGTTTGTCCATGATTCCACGGAGGAGGTTGTTTACGTAACAGTAACAACCTGTCCCTTCGGGTCTTCCCATTACCAGCAGGTCATATCCCGGCATCTCTTCAATGACCTCATATACTTTACTTTTAAGAATGGATTCCTTGTTCATATCGGGGTTGTCAGGCCTTGGTTTTTTGATTTCAACCTGCAAGGACTCTTTTGCATCCCCTACGGTTTTTACGTTCTCACAGCCAAGGGTTTCGGGCAGGTTAGTATCTGCATCTGCATCAACTGCCAGTAAAAATTTCCCTTTTTTGGAAAGGTAGCGGATCATAAGAGCCGCTACCGCTGTTTTACCAGTCCCACCTTTTCCCGTTATCGCAATTACTTTTGTCACAGAATACCCCTTTTGGATTGTTTTTCTTTTTTAGGCGATTGCCTGTCGTCACTCAGTTATTTCTTTTCCTTCTTCTCGCTGATGACCAACTTGTCAATGGTGATCTTTGCGTTCTTGAAGGTCAGCTTTATTCCGCCGCCAGAACCACCGGACATCATTGGCATTGCAGGCATCTGGAAACCGGCTGCAGGCATCATCATTGGTGCGGCTGCAACAGCTACTTCCTCTTCTTCTTCCTCTTCTTCTTCCTCTTCTTCTGCAGCTGCCCAGGTGGCAACTACGGGGTGGTTCTTTGCCTCGAGGAAGTCTTTCAGAGATGCGATATCAGTTGCATCGTTCTCAGTTGCGATCTTGTCCTTCAGGTCGGCAGGAATTGCTTCATCGATCTTCGCTTTGAGGCCGGAGGGGAGCCATACTACTCTGTTCCAGCCACCGTCAGCCTGGATGAACTTCGGGGAGTAGAAGTAGTTGACACCAATTCCGAGGAAACCTACGATCTGCTTTCCACCACCTGTCTGACCGGCCATGGTTGAGAATCCGATGCCGTTAGGAGCCATTCCCTGGTATTCTCTGTCTACCCAGCCGATACCGTCGACTTCAGGGATATAGAACCCGACTACTTCAAAGCAACCGCAGGATGTGTGTGGGGAGTCAAAGAAGGAGTGGAGTTTTATCTTGTCGAATTCGCCGCTTGAAAGCTTCTTGGCAATCTCGTTGACACCGGTGTATTCACCTGTAACAGCATCGAGAAGGTCACCCTTGGCAATTTCAAACTGTGGGCCTTCAGGGTCTACTTTTGCTGCTGCACGGCCGTCGAACCAGTTAATTGCACCACAGAGGGAGATCCTGTCCGGGGAAACCACACAGACGTTGGTAGGAGCAAAGGACTGGCAGAGGGTACATCCGTAGAAGACGTCTACATCTTCGTCGTGGAGGTCCTTTGTCCTTGCGTCTCTTGCCTTGAAGATTTCCTTTGCCAATTCCATCTGCTTTTCAACTTCTTCCTTCCCGGTGTAGAAAGTGACCTGCATCTTCTCGATAAAGGGCAGTTCTGTCTTGAAGAGCATCATGACGGCCTTTCCGAAGGGCTCAAAGGAGTCCATCTTTCCAGCTGTGTCCTTGGAAACTCTCATCCAGACATCGTACCTCTGGTTCAGGTGCATAATGCCCTGGCAGTAGTTGATGAAGTCGTGAACACGCCTTTCAACCACAGACTCGAGATCAGGCTCGACAAGTTCTCCACCGATGTTGAAGATCATTGCCCAGGGGTAGGTCTTGCCCTCTTCCATATCCTTGAGATCTGGACCGACAATTGTGACTTTGTCGTCTTCAATTGCATCCATATCTGCTGCCCTTACAAGTTCGAGACCAAGGGATTTTGGACCCCCGAGCTCAACAAACATTCCTTCCTTTCTTACTCTTTCTCCTTCAAACATTGGGGAAATCTCAAATGGAAATTCTGCCATTGTGTTTTCGCCTCCTAAATCAAATTATAATAAGTCAATCAATTCATCCAGTGCAGCAAAGTGTTCTTCCCTGCTTATGTTCCCGAAGGACATTGTTGCGTTCTGGATGTAGTCTTTACCGATTGAAATTGATTTTACTTTGGAAAAGTTCTTAGTTCCGGACAGTACCTGGTTAATATAGTACTTCTTGAATTCCAGGATTATTATGGTGTCGTAGTTGCCTTTTCCGTCAAGTCCGGGCCATGCGGGGTCGGTTAAGTAGAATCCGAGCTGGTGCACATTGATGTATTTGGCATCTACGTCCTTGTCTAGGAATCCATTAAGGGAGCTTCCGGTAGCTGCAATTGGAAGGTTTGCCTTCTTAGCAATCTTAACTGCACGGTCCAGAATTTCTGGTCTAAGAACTCCGGTTCCGACCACAAAAAGTGGCCTCTTTGCCTTGGAGATCATCTTGGCTGCCATGTCAGGGTTGATTGCCTTTGAGGTGGTCACCCCGTAGCTGGTAAAGAGCTTTGTGTTCTTTGTAGTGTCAACCATTTTCAGGCCCCCTTGCAGAGTCTCTTGAGGTTAGTAGGCTGTGCCGAGACGTCGAACTTAATCTTCGGACCGGAGATGATCTTTTTCCTCTTCCAGTCGATTTCCCAGCCATGCTCTTCTTCGAGTTTCTTCATGAGTTCCGCACGCTTGGCGAGTGGCAGGTCGGCTTCGGTCCTGATGAACTTCCACCAGTCTTCGGGCATTCCGCCAATATACTTCTGGTGGAGTTCCATCCAGTGGGTCAGTTTGATAGACCTACCCATACTGTTGTCGGATGGGCGGATGCAGGCCTTTGCCATCATTGGGATTGCTTCTTGCCAGGTCTCTGCGGTGATCAGGAGGAATTCCGGTGCTGGTGGGATTGCCATCTCTTCGCCGCTTCTGGCGTCGTAGACTTTCCACTTCTCATCATCATAGTTCTTTGAGATCAGAGCTCTCCTGTACTTGGAACTGTGGGGACCAAGCACTGCGGGGATACCATAGATGTTACATCCGGTTCCTATGGAAGATGCTTTCTGGGAGAATGCACCCCATGCAAGGCCACAGGCACCAACACGGTTCAGGACATAGTCTGCGATTTCCGCGAGGTTGCCTTCCATGGTTCTGCCACCAAAGATACCGGCGACTTTCTGGGCGGCTCCGGTGATGTGAGCATTCGAGACACAGGATCCAATGTTAACCAGTCCACCAGACTGGAATCCACCGGGGAACCTCTCATAGAGAGTCTGGCCGTTCTCGTCTTTGTACATACCCATGTCCATGGCTCCACATCCGGTACCGACAACGATAAAGTTCCTCTTAAGGAATTCTTCTGCGATGTAGTATACGGATTTGGCTCCATCACCGTAGTTCGGACATCCGATGATTGCGATGATACCTGGGGTGGTACCCATAACCAGGTTCAGACCTTCTGCACGGATTTCCGCATCAGATACCTGACCTCTGCCAGCCCTCATCCAGCCCTTCTCTTCTGCGATAACCTTCTGAGAGGCTTTCTCGATGACGCTAAGGATTGGGATTTCTTTCTTACAGACCTGTTCACAGCGGCGGCATCCGATACACTGGTCGTGGAGATCTACAAGGTAGCTGTAGTCGCCTTCCTTGGCATGCTTCATAGCTTCTGGAATCTCCAGTTCTTCAGGGCAGACCAGGTAGCAAGAGCCACAGTCAGCACACTTGTCGACCCATTCCTTCATCTGCTCATCAGATGCAATTTTCCTTAACCCTGCTGCTTCGCGGAGAGGGTGCATTTCCTGGGTGAGCCTTACGGAGATTTCTCCAAGCTTATCGTAGTCAAGGATCACAGCACCCGGAATTGCTCCTGATTTGAGTTCCTCAATTGTCGCATCGACGTCCTGTTCGTCCCTGTTGGGCAGACCATACATGATCTTGGCGTTGGATGCAATAACGGGAATCCCAAGCTTCTGGGCTTCGGGTACGATGTCTCCACGGACACACTGTTCATCAACAACAATGACATCAGGCAGTCCTGAGCGGATGATCTTGAGTTCCTGAGACATGGAACCGATGACCTTGGTGTATGGAGCTCTCCTGTCAGCTTCCTTGTACCTGGTCAGGTCAATTGCGGTACAGCAGAGTCCGCCGAGTTCCATCTTGCCGGTCAGGTCGTGCTCTTCCATGTAGTCCATCATGTAGGTGACACCACCCACGTTGTGTCCTATAACACAGAGGAACGGCTTTTCCTTGTCAATGGTTCCGACACCCATTTCAATGAGGGGGGCTTCGGGATCAGCTTTCGGGAAGTCAAGAGCTGCGATCTGGACTATATCGGAAATTTCCATTCCTACGTGGTCCAGGCTACCGCTGAAAAGAGCCTTTGAGTCGTAGTCGATCTCTGCAGATTCCTGCCCTGCGTGGACGGTTGCAAGGAGCTGGGTAAGCTGTTCTTCTGTGTGCTCCATTGCAGGCTTGATTTCTCCGAGAGTCATTGGTCTCTGCCCGGTGGTAATCGTGATGTTGGGGGTCAGGACGTCGGATTGTCCAAGCTTGAGGGGTAAGTCTTCTCCGAAGACCTCAATCAGGTGATCAAGCAGGTGGCGACCGTGGGCTGCGTGGCAGGCAGTACCGGTGATCACACGGAGGAAGAATTCCCTGCCGTTGTGGCCTAGCATGTCAATACCACAGGCGCCTCTCTTGTTGTTGGAAAGGTCACATGGGCCGTATGTACAGTAGCAGCACTGGTCACACATAGGGGTGATTACTGGCTCATAACGGTCGAGTAATTTCAGGTTCCAGTCATCCCTGTAGGTTGCAAGACCAGGCCACGCGGATGGGCCCATAGGACCTAGATCTTTTGCTTTCTCGTCAGCAGCCTCCTTTGCTGCTCCGATAACATTATTGATTGTGATCTGAACGGATTCCAGATCTTCTATAGAAAAACTCCCGGTAGTTAGTTTGCTCATGTGAGCTTTACCTCCTTAATTTGTTTAAAGTCGACTTCGCCAATTCGATTGTAATCCTGATAAGCGGCATATTGTTAATGATTATTCATTTTATATCTTACCGTCTGCTTCAAAGTTACAACCGTTTAAATGACGTTTTATGGTAAAACGTTCATAGCTCTCAATTTGGACATTAAACGTTATACCAACGTTTTTTTCAAATAAGAACGTTTTTATAGAGAATATATTCTTGTAAAAGTCGTTTTTAGGGCCTTATTTCTCTTCCAAATCCCTTTTTACGCCCTATGTCTCAAAAAAACCGTTTTTACCAACGATTGGGACCTTAATCTTGAGCAGAGGTCGCTACCGATGGATAATAAACACTAATTAAAAGTCTAAATGTACCAAATCTATATAACATTTTCTAATTTGTAACACCCTATTTCGCAATGGGTAAAATGGAATTTAGTGATACCTTCTTCATAAAAAAATCTTGAAGATCTACTCCGAAAGAAAAGCCCTCAATGCCTGTAGATACTGGTTTTTTTGAATGAGTATTCTTGATTCCCAATAGTTTTTTCCATTGATTTTAATATTTGTTATTATTTTTTTCATTTTTTCATACTAACCACAACTCATTTTAAAGATTCTTCATATCTGATTTTCAAATTTCGCACAAATTAAATTCAAATTATTCCCGATCATCGTTAAATATATTATTCGTAATAATTATTTAGTTTATTATATTTTTTATTCTTATAAATATATCAAAACTTATTTATATCGGTACGTTCTCTAAACCACTTTACATAGTAAACGCTGTAAACCGTTTTCATGATTTTTTCCTGGAAAAGAATATCTATGATTTTCCCACTTGAATATTAATCAATGAATTATTTGATTTAAATAATATGCAATCCAATTTAAATAGGA
The Methanosarcina sp. WWM596 DNA segment above includes these coding regions:
- a CDS encoding carbon monoxide dehydrogenase accessory protein CooC, translated to MTKVIAITGKGGTGKTAVAALMIRYLSKKGKFLLAVDADADTNLPETLGCENVKTVGDAKESLQVEIKKPRPDNPDMNKESILKSKVYEVIEEMPGYDLLVMGRPEGTGCYCYVNNLLRGIMDKLIVNYDLVVIDAEAGLEHFSRKILRDIDDLLVVTDASRRGFQTAERIRELVNELDSNVGRIHVIANKVTDANRQEIVKLAGELKLNLIGVIPLDPKIEEMDIKGIPLFEIPDDSVAAVEIEKIVQKLGI
- the cdhC gene encoding CO dehydrogenase/CO-methylating acetyl-CoA synthase complex subunit beta, whose amino-acid sequence is MAEFPFEISPMFEGERVRKEGMFVELGGPKSLGLELVRAADMDAIEDDKVTIVGPDLKDMEEGKTYPWAMIFNIGGELVEPDLESVVERRVHDFINYCQGIMHLNQRYDVWMRVSKDTAGKMDSFEPFGKAVMMLFKTELPFIEKMQVTFYTGKEEVEKQMELAKEIFKARDARTKDLHDEDVDVFYGCTLCQSFAPTNVCVVSPDRISLCGAINWFDGRAAAKVDPEGPQFEIAKGDLLDAVTGEYTGVNEIAKKLSSGEFDKIKLHSFFDSPHTSCGCFEVVGFYIPEVDGIGWVDREYQGMAPNGIGFSTMAGQTGGGKQIVGFLGIGVNYFYSPKFIQADGGWNRVVWLPSGLKAKIDEAIPADLKDKIATENDATDIASLKDFLEAKNHPVVATWAAAEEEEEEEEEEEEVAVAAAPMMMPAAGFQMPAMPMMSGGSGGGIKLTFKNAKITIDKLVISEKKEKK
- the cdhB gene encoding CO dehydrogenase/acetyl-CoA synthase complex subunit epsilon, whose protein sequence is MVDTTKNTKLFTSYGVTTSKAINPDMAAKMISKAKRPLFVVGTGVLRPEILDRAVKIAKKANLPIAATGSSLNGFLDKDVDAKYINVHQLGFYLTDPAWPGLDGKGNYDTIIILEFKKYYINQVLSGTKNFSKVKSISIGKDYIQNATMSFGNISREEHFAALDELIDLL
- the cdhA gene encoding CO dehydrogenase/acetyl-CoA synthase complex subunit alpha — protein: MSKLTTGSFSIEDLESVQITINNVIGAAKEAADEKAKDLGPMGPSAWPGLATYRDDWNLKLLDRYEPVITPMCDQCCYCTYGPCDLSNNKRGACGIDMLGHNGREFFLRVITGTACHAAHGRHLLDHLIEVFGEDLPLKLGQSDVLTPNITITTGQRPMTLGEIKPAMEHTEEQLTQLLATVHAGQESAEIDYDSKALFSGSLDHVGMEISDIVQIAALDFPKADPEAPLIEMGVGTIDKEKPFLCVIGHNVGGVTYMMDYMEEHDLTGKMELGGLCCTAIDLTRYKEADRRAPYTKVIGSMSQELKIIRSGLPDVIVVDEQCVRGDIVPEAQKLGIPVIASNAKIMYGLPNRDEQDVDATIEELKSGAIPGAVILDYDKLGEISVRLTQEMHPLREAAGLRKIASDEQMKEWVDKCADCGSCYLVCPEELEIPEAMKHAKEGDYSYLVDLHDQCIGCRRCEQVCKKEIPILSVIEKASQKVIAEEKGWMRAGRGQVSDAEIRAEGLNLVMGTTPGIIAIIGCPNYGDGAKSVYYIAEEFLKRNFIVVGTGCGAMDMGMYKDENGQTLYERFPGGFQSGGLVNIGSCVSNAHITGAAQKVAGIFGGRTMEGNLAEIADYVLNRVGACGLAWGAFSQKASSIGTGCNIYGIPAVLGPHSSKYRRALISKNYDDEKWKVYDARSGEEMAIPPAPEFLLITAETWQEAIPMMAKACIRPSDNSMGRSIKLTHWMELHQKYIGGMPEDWWKFIRTEADLPLAKRAELMKKLEEEHGWEIDWKRKKIISGPKIKFDVSAQPTNLKRLCKGA